Proteins encoded by one window of Syntrophales bacterium:
- a CDS encoding acyl-CoA dehydrogenase family protein — protein MDMELSEEQRMIKETVRRFLDKEIRPLVDEYEKSGRPVPKELVKKLIPFGYLGGLLPEEAGGAGLSYTTYFLMIEGLSRVWPSLRAVVSISNSVLTHIHDYGTEAQRERFMPSLLCGESIGFFALTEPNVGSDASSIEMRAVFTDGRWILNGTKMLITNGVEGDIGIVIAQTDKSKGINGTAAFLVERMMGYKARPIEKMGLVCSPLAELIFEDCEVPQENLLGKVGDGLRQGLKFLNSARAMVAFIAAGVAQACVDAAVEYAKNRVQFGKPIGAFQLIQAKISDMVTLTSAMRLLGFQASDLLDKGKPCRREASMAKLFATENVLKIAEEALQIHGGYGYTKEFPVERYYRDIRYFTIAEGTNEIQRLMIARDVLGISAFN, from the coding sequence ATGGACATGGAACTTTCGGAAGAACAGCGAATGATCAAGGAAACGGTCCGGCGTTTCCTTGATAAAGAAATCCGGCCTTTAGTTGATGAGTATGAGAAATCGGGCCGGCCCGTCCCCAAGGAACTGGTAAAGAAGCTTATCCCCTTTGGTTATCTGGGGGGGCTGCTACCCGAGGAGGCGGGGGGAGCGGGGCTGAGTTATACCACCTACTTTCTGATGATTGAAGGGTTATCGAGGGTATGGCCGTCTCTGCGTGCCGTGGTCAGCATTTCAAACTCCGTCTTAACCCACATCCATGATTATGGAACGGAGGCGCAGCGGGAGAGATTTATGCCGTCGCTTTTGTGCGGTGAATCAATAGGTTTCTTTGCTCTCACAGAGCCTAATGTAGGTTCCGATGCCTCGAGTATCGAGATGAGAGCGGTCTTTACCGACGGCAGGTGGATTCTAAATGGCACTAAAATGCTTATCACCAACGGCGTCGAGGGTGATATTGGTATTGTCATTGCCCAGACCGATAAGTCTAAGGGAATAAATGGGACTGCCGCTTTCCTCGTGGAAAGGATGATGGGTTATAAGGCAAGGCCGATAGAGAAAATGGGGTTGGTCTGTAGCCCCCTGGCTGAATTGATTTTTGAGGACTGTGAGGTGCCCCAGGAAAACCTGCTCGGTAAGGTAGGGGATGGTCTGCGGCAGGGTTTGAAGTTCTTAAACAGCGCCCGGGCGATGGTGGCTTTTATTGCCGCGGGGGTTGCCCAGGCATGCGTTGATGCCGCCGTCGAATACGCCAAGAACCGAGTCCAGTTTGGTAAACCAATAGGGGCCTTTCAGCTTATCCAGGCCAAGATCAGTGACATGGTCACCCTTACCAGCGCGATGAGACTGTTAGGATTTCAGGCCAGTGACCTTCTCGACAAAGGTAAACCCTGTAGAAGGGAGGCGTCAATGGCGAAGCTTTTTGCCACGGAAAATGTATTGAAAATAGCGGAAGAAGCTCTGCAGATACATGGAGGATATGGATATACGAAAGAATTTCCTGTGGAACGTTACTATCGGGATATTCGTTACTTTACCATAGCCGAAGGAACGAATGAGATCCAGCGGTTAATGATTGCCCGTGACGTCCTGGGAATTTCCGCTTTTAATTGA
- a CDS encoding acyl-CoA dehydrogenase family protein, with the protein KRLEEGTQACSFALTEPNYGSDAASLQTRAVLDGDHYMINGTKVFITTGEIAELHLVFVRTGGEKAKGISVMMVDKDTPGFRVGKKENKMGFRGTGTVELIFEDVKAPRDNLIGEVNKGWSLLTGVANMMRAWGAGCTALGNAEGALEYVIEYSKQRVQFGKPIAAFQGIQFMLADMAMEIEAAKSLIYRTAYLMDTNGASFNEIESLVCMSKCYAADVGMKVTTDAVQIMGGYGYTKDFPIERRMRDAKSVQIYDGSNQIQRVVIARNMIGRL; encoded by the coding sequence AAGAGGCTCGAGGAGGGGACACAGGCATGTTCCTTTGCCCTGACAGAGCCGAATTACGGTTCTGATGCCGCCTCTCTTCAGACAAGGGCTGTCCTGGATGGAGATCATTATATGATAAACGGCACAAAGGTCTTCATCACGACCGGTGAGATAGCGGAATTACACCTTGTTTTTGTAAGGACCGGGGGAGAAAAGGCAAAAGGGATCAGCGTGATGATGGTAGATAAAGACACTCCTGGTTTTCGTGTAGGAAAAAAGGAAAACAAAATGGGATTCAGAGGAACAGGAACGGTTGAGCTGATCTTTGAGGATGTAAAGGCACCCAGAGATAATCTTATCGGGGAGGTGAACAAAGGCTGGAGTCTCCTCACCGGTGTAGCTAATATGATGCGTGCCTGGGGAGCAGGGTGTACGGCCCTGGGGAATGCCGAGGGGGCGCTGGAGTACGTCATAGAGTACAGTAAGCAGAGGGTCCAGTTTGGCAAACCTATCGCCGCTTTCCAGGGCATCCAGTTTATGCTGGCCGACATGGCGATGGAGATAGAGGCCGCCAAGTCCCTGATATACAGGACAGCCTACCTTATGGATACAAATGGGGCAAGTTTCAATGAAATTGAGTCTCTGGTTTGTATGTCCAAGTGTTATGCCGCCGATGTGGGGATGAAGGTAACCACAGATGCCGTTCAAATCATGGGTGGCTATGGATATACAAAGGATTTCCCCATCGAGAGAAGGATGCGGGACGCAAAGTCTGTCCAGATTTATGATGGGAGTAATCAGATACAGAGGGTGGTCATTGCCAGGAATATGATCGGCAGATTATAA